A portion of the Salmo trutta chromosome 1, fSalTru1.1, whole genome shotgun sequence genome contains these proteins:
- the LOC115191354 gene encoding ciliogenesis-associated TTC17-interacting protein-like: MCGQRELECRRQTEDGGCVWGGEDGGLSGGPPSHFTEELKAENSSYLWQHPVLRATMADFLPFLLLRKPSNVFMFACEYFSPFVSHRPPGGTFNTSSP; this comes from the exons ATGTGTGGCCAGAGGGAGCTGGAGTGCAGACGGCAGACAGAAGACGGTGGATGTGTTTGGGGTGGAGAAGACGGTGGACTCAGTGGAGGACCTCCCAGCCACTTTACA GAGGAGTTGAAGGCGGAGAATTCCTCGTACCTGTGGCAGCACCCGGTGCTTCGCGCCACGATGGCCGACTTCTTGCCGTTCCTTTTACTACGAAAACCAAGCAACGTCTTCATGTTTGCCTGCGAGTACTTCTCCCCCTTCGTTTCCCACCGACCCCCGGGGGGCACCTTCAACACCTCCTCACCTTGA
- the LOC115191370 gene encoding histidine triad nucleotide-binding protein 3 isoform X2, with translation MRKDDELVCFRDLKPGARHHYLVVPRTHVGNCKSLRKEHIPLVEKMEEMGRSVLQKKKVTDLDDIRMGFHMPPFSSVPHLHLHVIAPASQMSIRSLRHYGPQSYWFITVDKVLQQLRTQNQVK, from the exons ATGCGCAAGGATGACGAACTGGTCTGCTTTCGTGACCTGAAACCCGGGGCACGGCATCATTACCTGGTTGTACCTAGGACACACGTCGGGAACTGCAAATCACTCCGGAAGGAGCACATACCTTTGG TGgagaagatggaggagatggGAAGGAGTGTATTGCAGAAGAAAAAGGTGACTGACCTGGATGACATAAG GATGGGATTCCACATGCCCCCCTTCTCCTCTGTCCCTCACCTCCATCTCCACGTCATTGCTCCTGCCAGTCAGATGAGCATCAGGTCGCTCAGGCACTATGGGCCACAATCCTATTGGTTCATCACT GTAGACAAAGTGCTCCAGCAGTTAAGGACCCAGAACCAGGTCAAATAA
- the LOC115191370 gene encoding histidine triad nucleotide-binding protein 3 isoform X1 — protein MATYESTDNEAKDTTSPNENDKTCCFCNIAKEQSGSDTEMQLFDDELVCFRDLKPGARHHYLVVPRTHVGNCKSLRKEHIPLVEKMEEMGRSVLQKKKVTDLDDIRMGFHMPPFSSVPHLHLHVIAPASQMSIRSLRHYGPQSYWFITVDKVLQQLRTQNQVK, from the exons ATGGCAACTTATGAAAGCACTGATAATGAGGCAAAGGACACCACATCTCCAAACGAGAATGACAAAACTTGCTGTTTCTGTAATATTGCCAAGGAACAGTCGGGATCGGACACAGAAATGCAGCTTTTT GATGACGAACTGGTCTGCTTTCGTGACCTGAAACCCGGGGCACGGCATCATTACCTGGTTGTACCTAGGACACACGTCGGGAACTGCAAATCACTCCGGAAGGAGCACATACCTTTGG TGgagaagatggaggagatggGAAGGAGTGTATTGCAGAAGAAAAAGGTGACTGACCTGGATGACATAAG GATGGGATTCCACATGCCCCCCTTCTCCTCTGTCCCTCACCTCCATCTCCACGTCATTGCTCCTGCCAGTCAGATGAGCATCAGGTCGCTCAGGCACTATGGGCCACAATCCTATTGGTTCATCACT GTAGACAAAGTGCTCCAGCAGTTAAGGACCCAGAACCAGGTCAAATAA